Proteins encoded within one genomic window of Rossellomorea vietnamensis:
- a CDS encoding putative holin-like toxin, whose protein sequence is MITFGSLIVSIIAIVISNDKKK, encoded by the coding sequence ATGATTACCTTTGGCTCTTTAATTGTCTCCATCATTGCCATAGTTATTTCAAATGACAAAAAGAAATAA
- a CDS encoding DUF4064 domain-containing protein, which translates to MVKRTGEVIMGVIGIVLSALFSIIGIVLNMGMNSPEVMSQIEEGMESDPNLQESGMTAGDMSAFMETAESMGSYLVILGIIASILGIIAVMTIVKNKKPVLSGIMFILAALVVGLGTIGFGFIPGLLFLIAGIMAFVRKPKRTETVY; encoded by the coding sequence ATGGTGAAGCGTACTGGTGAAGTCATTATGGGAGTGATCGGAATTGTCTTATCCGCATTATTTTCCATCATTGGAATTGTACTGAACATGGGCATGAACAGCCCGGAAGTGATGTCCCAAATTGAAGAGGGAATGGAAAGTGACCCGAATTTGCAGGAATCAGGCATGACTGCAGGGGATATGAGTGCCTTCATGGAAACGGCTGAATCAATGGGTTCTTATCTGGTGATATTAGGAATCATTGCATCCATCCTTGGGATCATTGCTGTTATGACCATTGTCAAAAATAAAAAGCCTGTACTATCCGGTATCATGTTTATCCTTGCCGCACTTGTGGTCGGACTTGGAACAATAGGATTCGGGTTCATTCCCGGACTTTTATTCTTAATCGCCGGCATCATGGCCTTTGTTCGTAAACCCAAAAGAACCGAAACCGTTTATTAA
- a CDS encoding NUDIX domain-containing protein, which produces MNEWKGASALCMNEGRLLMVLQGKEEEEKRWSVPSGGLEKGETLRECCKREVWEETGYRVDVGKHLYTKWGCEGKISTTIHYYEVQLLGGVATLQDPDQLIHRIEWISLQELKALPLGFPEDQSILEAYMSKKHNIL; this is translated from the coding sequence ATGAACGAATGGAAAGGGGCATCTGCCCTTTGTATGAATGAAGGGCGTTTATTAATGGTTTTACAGGGAAAAGAAGAGGAAGAGAAACGATGGTCGGTCCCTTCTGGTGGTCTTGAAAAAGGGGAAACCCTCAGGGAGTGTTGTAAGCGGGAAGTTTGGGAAGAGACCGGCTATAGGGTGGATGTAGGAAAACACCTTTATACCAAGTGGGGGTGTGAAGGCAAGATTTCCACTACCATTCACTATTATGAAGTCCAACTTCTTGGAGGAGTAGCCACGCTTCAAGATCCCGATCAATTAATACATAGAATTGAATGGATCTCCCTCCAAGAGTTAAAAGCTCTGCCCCTGGGCTTTCCTGAGGATCAATCCATCCTAGAGGCCTATATGAGCAAGAAACACAATATACTATAG
- a CDS encoding glycerol-3-phosphate dehydrogenase/oxidase, giving the protein MTFSSTAREEVKHTLSSNQFDLVVIGGGITGAGIALDASKRGMKVALVEMQDFAAGTSSRSTKLVHGGLRYLKQFEVKMVAEVGKEREIVYENGPHVTTPEWMLLPLHKGGTFGKFSTSIGLKVYDYLAGVKRSERRSMLSVSETLTKEPLVKKDGLKGGGYYVEYRTDDARLTIEVMKEAVAHGATVLNYMKSQRFLYDNKKVVGIEAEDLVSGETVDIRGSKIVNAAGPWVDDVRGKDYSTNNKQLRLTKGVHLVIDQSKFPLQQAVYFDTPDGRMVFAIPRDGKAYVGTTDTFFDSEKASPHMTSEDRDYILNAIHFMFPDVSVGKEDVESSWAGVRPLIFEKGKDPSEISRKDEVWEAESGLITIAGGKLTGYRKMGEHVVDLVSKRLKEERKQKFPASATKHMPISGGHVGGSKNFQSFINQKAGEALQYGLSEAEGRKLAGMYGSNVDQLFKLAHAYSGSTDERSVPPYLYAQLIYAIQEEMAATPVDFFIRRTGALFFDREWVEMWKEPVIEMMSKLLNWTSEQKDKYTADLNEELKNAVVPVDLQS; this is encoded by the coding sequence ATGACATTTTCAAGTACTGCACGAGAAGAAGTAAAACATACACTGTCATCCAATCAATTCGACCTGGTTGTAATCGGGGGAGGCATTACAGGTGCAGGGATTGCCCTTGATGCATCCAAGCGTGGAATGAAAGTCGCCCTTGTGGAAATGCAGGATTTTGCCGCAGGTACATCCAGCCGTTCCACAAAATTGGTTCACGGGGGACTTCGTTACTTAAAACAATTCGAAGTCAAAATGGTGGCTGAAGTGGGGAAAGAGCGTGAAATCGTATATGAAAACGGGCCACATGTCACTACTCCTGAATGGATGCTGTTACCCCTTCATAAAGGAGGAACTTTCGGTAAATTCAGCACATCGATCGGTTTGAAGGTATATGACTATCTTGCGGGAGTCAAAAGAAGTGAAAGACGATCCATGCTGTCGGTATCAGAGACATTAACGAAAGAGCCACTCGTCAAAAAGGATGGATTAAAGGGCGGAGGTTATTATGTAGAATATCGTACCGACGATGCCCGTTTAACCATTGAAGTCATGAAAGAAGCAGTTGCACATGGGGCAACGGTTCTTAACTATATGAAATCCCAAAGATTCCTATATGACAACAAGAAAGTTGTCGGCATAGAAGCAGAAGACCTGGTATCAGGGGAAACGGTTGACATTCGCGGTTCAAAGATCGTCAATGCTGCCGGTCCATGGGTCGATGATGTCCGTGGGAAGGATTACAGTACGAATAATAAACAACTCCGCCTGACCAAGGGAGTCCACCTTGTCATCGATCAAAGCAAATTCCCTCTCCAACAGGCCGTCTATTTTGATACACCGGATGGACGTATGGTATTTGCGATTCCTCGTGATGGGAAAGCGTATGTAGGGACGACGGATACATTCTTTGACTCTGAAAAAGCATCCCCTCATATGACATCAGAAGACAGGGATTATATCTTGAATGCGATTCACTTCATGTTCCCCGATGTTTCAGTCGGGAAAGAGGATGTGGAATCCAGCTGGGCAGGCGTGCGCCCACTGATATTTGAAAAAGGAAAGGATCCCTCTGAAATTTCGCGTAAAGACGAAGTGTGGGAAGCGGAAAGCGGACTGATCACCATTGCAGGCGGTAAGCTGACAGGGTACCGTAAAATGGGGGAACATGTTGTCGATCTTGTTTCTAAACGGCTAAAAGAAGAGAGAAAACAGAAATTCCCTGCTTCTGCGACGAAACATATGCCGATTTCCGGCGGTCATGTAGGAGGCTCGAAGAATTTCCAATCCTTCATAAACCAAAAGGCAGGGGAAGCCCTTCAATATGGTTTATCAGAGGCAGAGGGCAGGAAGCTTGCCGGAATGTACGGTTCCAATGTGGATCAGCTATTCAAGCTAGCTCATGCCTACAGTGGATCAACGGATGAAAGGTCCGTCCCTCCGTACCTATACGCCCAGCTGATTTATGCGATTCAGGAAGAGATGGCTGCGACACCCGTGGATTTCTTCATTCGACGGACAGGGGCATTGTTCTTTGACCGTGAGTGGGTAGAGATGTGGAAGGAACCAGTCATTGAGATGATGTCCAAATTGTTGAATTGGACTTCTGAACAGAAGGACAAATACACTGCTGACTTAAACGAGGAATTAAAAAATGCAGTAGTTCCAGTAGATTTGCAGTCATAA
- the glpK gene encoding glycerol kinase GlpK, with translation MEKYILSLDQGTTSSRAILFNKKGEIVHTAQKEFTQHFPKPGWVEHSANEIWGSVLAVIASVLSESSVKPDQIEGIGITNQRETTVVWDKETGDPVYNAIVWQSRQTAGICEELKSQGLNDTFRDKTGLLIDAYFSGTKVKWILDNVEGVKQKAEEGKLLFGTIDTWLIWKMSGGTAHVTDYSNASRTLMYNIHDLKWDEELLDILGVPASMLPEVRPSSEVYGKTVPYHFFGREIPIAGAAGDQQAALFGQACYEKGMAKNTYGTGCFMLMNTGEKAVKSDNGLLTTLAWGIDGKVEYALEGSIFVAGSAIQWLRDGLRMLKDAKDSQEYAQKVDSTDGVYVVPAFVGLGTPYWDSDVRGAVFGLTRGTSKEHFVRATLESLAYQTKDVLTAMEADSGISLKKLRVDGGAVKNDFLMQFQSDLLSVPVERPVVNETTALGAAYLAGLAVGFWKDREEISKQWNKDKQFEPEMAVETQEELYGGWKKAVKAAMAFK, from the coding sequence ATGGAAAAGTACATTTTATCTTTGGATCAGGGAACTACTAGCTCAAGAGCCATCCTTTTTAATAAAAAAGGGGAAATCGTTCATACTGCTCAAAAGGAGTTTACTCAGCATTTTCCTAAACCGGGCTGGGTAGAACACAGTGCGAATGAAATTTGGGGATCTGTACTTGCCGTCATTGCAAGCGTTTTATCTGAATCCAGTGTGAAGCCCGATCAGATCGAAGGAATCGGGATCACAAATCAACGTGAAACAACCGTTGTATGGGATAAAGAGACAGGTGACCCGGTATATAATGCGATTGTGTGGCAATCACGACAAACCGCCGGGATCTGTGAGGAATTAAAATCACAGGGACTAAACGATACCTTCCGGGATAAAACCGGATTACTGATTGATGCCTATTTCTCAGGCACGAAGGTGAAATGGATCCTGGACAATGTCGAAGGTGTAAAGCAAAAGGCGGAAGAAGGAAAGCTTCTGTTCGGAACGATCGACACATGGCTTATTTGGAAAATGTCAGGTGGAACGGCTCATGTAACAGACTACTCAAACGCCTCACGTACCCTTATGTATAATATCCATGACTTGAAATGGGACGAAGAGCTTCTTGATATCCTCGGTGTACCGGCCAGTATGCTTCCAGAGGTCCGTCCCTCATCAGAAGTGTATGGGAAAACGGTTCCGTATCATTTCTTTGGTAGAGAGATCCCGATTGCAGGTGCTGCAGGGGATCAGCAGGCAGCATTATTCGGACAGGCCTGTTATGAGAAAGGGATGGCGAAGAATACGTACGGTACAGGCTGCTTTATGCTGATGAATACAGGTGAGAAAGCGGTGAAGTCTGACAATGGTCTATTAACGACCCTTGCCTGGGGAATCGACGGAAAAGTGGAATATGCTCTTGAAGGCAGCATTTTCGTTGCCGGTTCTGCCATCCAGTGGCTTCGAGACGGTCTCCGGATGCTGAAAGATGCGAAGGATAGCCAGGAATATGCACAGAAAGTGGACTCAACAGATGGCGTATATGTGGTCCCTGCATTCGTTGGCCTGGGCACTCCTTATTGGGACAGTGACGTCCGGGGTGCAGTGTTTGGATTAACCCGCGGTACCTCTAAGGAACATTTTGTGAGAGCCACTCTGGAATCCCTTGCTTATCAGACAAAGGATGTATTGACAGCCATGGAAGCCGATTCCGGAATTTCCCTTAAGAAACTGAGAGTCGACGGAGGGGCAGTCAAGAATGATTTCTTAATGCAATTCCAAAGTGATTTGCTATCCGTACCGGTCGAGCGTCCAGTGGTCAATGAAACCACCGCATTAGGTGCTGCCTACCTTGCAGGACTTGCCGTCGGTTTCTGGAAAGATCGCGAAGAAATCTCCAAACAGTGGAATAAAGATAAACAATTCGAACCGGAAATGGCCGTAGAGACACAGGAAGAACTATATGGCGGCTGGAAAAAAGCTGTAAAAGCAGCTATGGCTTTTAAATAA
- a CDS encoding glycerol-3-phosphate responsive antiterminator, with translation MSFEGQHILPAIRSMKDFDKMLETSFQYGVFLDLHVGMLKSVFEYARNENRKMFLHLDLIHGLSSDEYAAEYVCQEIKPYGIISTKGNVIKKARQKGVYATQRMFVIDSSAMNRSIELIQKTDPDFIEVLPGVVPKIIKEIGTKTGKPIFAGGLIDTVEEVEAALEAGATAITTSDRVLWKHFDR, from the coding sequence TTGAGCTTTGAAGGTCAACACATATTACCTGCCATAAGGTCCATGAAGGACTTTGATAAAATGCTCGAAACCTCTTTCCAGTACGGGGTGTTCCTCGACCTTCATGTCGGGATGCTGAAAAGTGTTTTTGAATATGCCCGGAACGAAAATCGGAAGATGTTTTTGCATCTGGATCTCATTCATGGTTTATCGAGTGATGAATACGCAGCGGAATATGTCTGTCAGGAAATCAAACCATATGGGATCATATCCACGAAGGGAAACGTCATAAAAAAGGCGAGACAAAAGGGCGTGTATGCCACCCAGCGAATGTTTGTCATAGATTCGAGCGCCATGAACCGCAGTATTGAATTAATCCAAAAGACGGATCCGGATTTCATAGAGGTTCTTCCCGGAGTGGTTCCGAAAATCATTAAGGAAATAGGCACCAAGACAGGCAAGCCCATCTTTGCCGGCGGGCTCATTGATACAGTAGAAGAAGTGGAAGCGGCACTTGAGGCAGGAGCGACCGCCATTACTACCTCTGATCGAGTCCTTTGGAAACATTTTGACAGATAA
- a CDS encoding aminopeptidase → MTIHKDFQEKVKQYAELAVKVGVNVQEDQPLWISAPLGTEDFVRLVVKEAYLAGSRIVHVQWYDEEIMRMHYESAPHDVFHEYPSWLAAAHEWVVDLKGAFLQIEANDPDLLKGIDPDRIMNFEKASGDALNRFYEAIEKDEISWSIVAIPSQKWADKVFPEIPSSERVASLWERIFTSVRIDQPDPVSSWKSHIQTLTDKATQLNSLNLESLHYSAIGTDLSIELHEDHIWLTGASKTPQGTNFIANMPTEEVYTVPVKTGVNGTVTSTKPLAYNGNVIDGFTLTFVDGEIKEVSAEEGEEILRKLIDTDEGAAYLGELALVPHHSPISDSGVLFFNTLFDENASNHLAIGSSYPTCMKDGNILSDEEREEKGLNESVVHEDFMIGSATMNIDGVCRDGKKVAIFRNGNWAI, encoded by the coding sequence ATGACTATACATAAAGATTTTCAAGAAAAAGTTAAACAATATGCAGAGCTGGCAGTTAAGGTCGGGGTGAATGTACAAGAAGATCAACCGCTTTGGATCTCGGCACCGCTCGGAACAGAAGACTTTGTCCGCCTTGTGGTAAAGGAAGCCTATCTTGCAGGCTCAAGAATTGTACATGTTCAATGGTACGATGAAGAAATTATGAGAATGCATTATGAATCGGCACCCCATGATGTGTTCCATGAATATCCCAGCTGGCTGGCTGCTGCTCATGAATGGGTCGTGGATCTTAAAGGAGCGTTTCTTCAAATAGAGGCCAATGATCCGGACCTTCTGAAAGGTATCGATCCTGACCGGATCATGAATTTCGAGAAAGCGAGTGGAGATGCACTTAATCGATTCTATGAAGCGATTGAAAAGGATGAAATCAGCTGGTCCATCGTCGCCATTCCTTCACAGAAATGGGCGGATAAAGTGTTTCCTGAAATCCCATCATCAGAAAGAGTCGCCAGTCTATGGGAACGGATTTTCACTTCGGTCCGCATCGATCAACCAGATCCCGTCTCTTCATGGAAATCCCATATCCAAACCTTGACCGATAAAGCCACCCAACTCAACTCACTAAATTTAGAAAGCCTTCACTACAGCGCGATAGGGACGGACCTTTCCATTGAACTGCATGAAGACCATATTTGGCTAACCGGCGCAAGCAAGACCCCACAGGGAACCAACTTCATTGCCAATATGCCGACAGAAGAGGTATATACAGTTCCTGTGAAAACAGGAGTCAATGGGACCGTTACAAGTACCAAGCCACTTGCTTACAATGGAAATGTGATAGACGGTTTCACTCTCACATTCGTTGACGGAGAAATTAAGGAAGTCTCCGCTGAAGAAGGAGAAGAAATACTACGTAAATTAATCGATACCGATGAAGGGGCAGCTTATCTTGGAGAGTTGGCGCTTGTTCCTCACCATTCACCCATCTCAGACTCCGGTGTCTTATTCTTTAATACACTGTTTGATGAAAATGCATCAAATCATTTAGCGATCGGTTCCTCATACCCGACTTGTATGAAAGATGGAAACATATTATCTGACGAAGAACGCGAAGAAAAGGGTCTTAATGAGAGTGTCGTGCATGAAGACTTCATGATCGGTTCTGCCACTATGAATATTGACGGAGTTTGTCGCGATGGAAAAAAGGTTGCCATTTTTCGTAATGGGAATTGGGCGATATGA
- a CDS encoding HIT family protein has translation MKNCLGCRLSNHEENVHIVYENEFITCILDHVPHHSGHTLILPKKHKAEVTELDEEESLSVMRASQLVVRTIHALYEPNGVTICQNGGIYSELTHYHMHVIPRNEEADHFGDMFYGHARVDEPSETLEETHKIMKAYITGLLE, from the coding sequence ATGAAAAATTGCCTTGGGTGCCGACTTTCAAATCATGAAGAGAACGTACATATTGTATATGAGAATGAATTTATTACATGCATACTGGATCATGTTCCCCACCATTCAGGTCATACACTGATCCTGCCAAAAAAACATAAAGCGGAAGTGACAGAACTGGATGAAGAGGAAAGTCTCTCCGTTATGAGGGCCTCACAGCTGGTTGTACGTACCATCCATGCATTATATGAACCGAATGGTGTGACGATTTGTCAAAATGGGGGGATTTACAGTGAGTTGACACATTATCACATGCATGTCATTCCACGAAATGAAGAAGCAGATCATTTTGGTGATATGTTTTATGGACATGCCCGGGTAGACGAACCCTCCGAAACATTGGAGGAAACACACAAAATAATGAAAGCATACATCACTGGATTACTAGAATAG
- a CDS encoding GNAT family N-acetyltransferase, protein MEITLINETHAKDYWNLRLEMLKQSPTSFGSSYEEALQRQNPVELTKKRLSSEESFTFGCFVEDKLSGAVTMVRESALKMNHKASIYAMYVTPAQRGQGLARRLLERTINFAKETEGIEQLMITVVTTNETAKGLYHSCGFKPYGTEKRALKYNEEYYDEELMVMFLS, encoded by the coding sequence ATGGAAATTACATTAATTAATGAAACACATGCGAAAGACTATTGGAACCTTAGGTTAGAGATGCTGAAGCAGAGTCCTACAAGCTTTGGCAGCAGCTATGAAGAGGCACTCCAACGTCAAAATCCAGTTGAACTGACAAAAAAGAGGCTTTCAAGCGAAGAAAGTTTCACCTTTGGCTGCTTTGTTGAAGATAAACTGTCAGGGGCAGTCACGATGGTACGGGAATCGGCATTGAAAATGAACCATAAAGCTTCCATTTATGCAATGTATGTCACTCCGGCACAAAGGGGCCAAGGATTGGCAAGACGACTGCTGGAAAGGACCATAAACTTTGCAAAGGAAACTGAAGGCATTGAACAGTTGATGATCACAGTCGTTACCACCAATGAAACAGCAAAAGGACTTTATCATTCGTGTGGTTTCAAACCATATGGTACTGAAAAGAGAGCATTGAAATATAATGAGGAGTACTACGATGAAGAGTTGATGGTTATGTTTTTATCATAA
- a CDS encoding CBO0543 family protein, with protein MFHIAVIVLVVLSSLKWGSWSRWREFLPTIYYFSFFNMFYQYLSYTVKAVWELDGFFVNMFVTDTLYTMVAYPCLVVLFLSHFPEEWRTKFVYYLKYISVATLIEWAAGKTDSIVYFEGWNLWWTVLFYCIMFLMLRLHYLNPIKAFIASIFVVTFLLISFDYHVL; from the coding sequence ATGTTTCATATTGCCGTGATTGTATTGGTTGTTCTTAGTTCCTTGAAATGGGGATCTTGGAGTAGGTGGAGGGAGTTTCTTCCCACCATCTACTATTTTAGTTTTTTCAATATGTTTTATCAGTATCTCAGCTATACAGTGAAGGCCGTGTGGGAATTAGACGGTTTTTTTGTCAATATGTTTGTGACGGATACGCTTTATACAATGGTTGCTTACCCTTGCCTTGTGGTTCTGTTCTTAAGCCATTTTCCTGAAGAATGGAGAACCAAGTTCGTCTACTACCTAAAATATATCAGTGTTGCCACTTTGATTGAATGGGCTGCGGGGAAAACCGATTCCATCGTGTACTTTGAGGGATGGAATCTATGGTGGACGGTGCTCTTTTATTGCATTATGTTCCTAATGTTACGCCTTCATTACCTGAATCCTATAAAGGCCTTTATTGCATCCATTTTTGTTGTCACTTTTCTTTTAATCAGCTTCGATTATCATGTATTATGA
- a CDS encoding serine hydrolase domain-containing protein, with the protein MKEIEHRAEELISWVEDIKEKNGSSAGALYILKNNHVIVEHYSGHHSHGEGARNVQADSQFNVASARKSYLGLAVSLALFDKCIESLDDPISKYMPELDPEMVKGTTIRHLATHSHGLHIDEKGNWYREFKAGTGWAYRNIGVEILTELIQRCYGKGFPQLLDERIFSRIGLEETGWRTESAANLVNIIGEVTEPSLSGLGTTNDGKEKNLFVSAREFALWGQLHLQKGRMKGEQVVPPQVIELSTSIQNGAYIDESLPDNGLFWYVQGDARARSEMGERVPRDSYQILGVTGPTLLVIPSLNVVVAKMYNKRYNYGGENYLHYLREFSNKVADLFMGSEQP; encoded by the coding sequence GTGAAGGAAATCGAACACCGTGCAGAGGAACTGATTTCCTGGGTGGAAGATATCAAAGAAAAAAATGGAAGCTCTGCTGGCGCACTCTATATCCTTAAAAATAATCATGTAATCGTAGAGCATTATAGCGGACACCATTCCCACGGAGAGGGTGCGAGGAATGTCCAGGCCGATTCACAATTCAATGTGGCTTCTGCCCGAAAGAGCTATTTAGGACTTGCCGTTTCCCTTGCGTTGTTTGACAAATGCATCGAGAGTCTAGACGATCCGATTTCTAAGTATATGCCTGAATTGGATCCTGAAATGGTGAAGGGTACGACCATCCGGCACCTTGCCACTCATTCCCACGGACTTCATATTGATGAGAAGGGGAATTGGTACAGAGAATTCAAGGCCGGGACCGGCTGGGCTTATCGTAACATCGGAGTGGAGATCTTGACCGAATTGATTCAGCGATGTTACGGAAAAGGGTTTCCTCAGCTATTGGACGAACGGATATTTTCACGTATCGGATTAGAAGAAACGGGCTGGCGGACTGAATCCGCCGCAAACCTTGTGAACATTATCGGTGAAGTAACGGAACCATCTCTTTCCGGACTGGGGACGACCAATGATGGTAAAGAAAAAAATCTATTCGTTTCCGCTCGGGAGTTCGCCCTTTGGGGACAACTGCACCTGCAAAAGGGCAGGATGAAAGGTGAACAGGTTGTTCCACCCCAGGTGATCGAATTATCTACCTCGATCCAAAATGGGGCTTATATTGACGAGTCCCTTCCAGATAACGGCCTTTTCTGGTATGTACAAGGAGATGCACGTGCGAGAAGCGAAATGGGGGAACGGGTACCCCGTGATTCGTATCAAATACTTGGTGTGACGGGACCAACACTTCTTGTTATCCCATCTTTAAACGTTGTAGTGGCGAAGATGTATAATAAGCGCTATAACTACGGGGGGGAGAACTATCTTCATTATTTAAGAGAGTTCAGTAACAAAGTAGCGGATTTATTTATGGGCAGCGAGCAGCCTTGA
- a CDS encoding GNAT family N-acetyltransferase, which produces MFTYQLSDKLELRLLDVQDAERLFELTDGSRSYLREWLPWVDYSKTVEDSKEFIKATRQGFANNKSLTTAIVYQNEIVGVAGFNELNWSNKVAYIGYWLGEGYQGKGIMTTVAKGLTSYAFDYYKMNKVEITAAEFNKRSRSIPERLGFVEEGKLRQREWLYDHYVDHVIYGMLAEEWGRE; this is translated from the coding sequence ATGTTTACCTATCAATTAAGCGATAAACTGGAATTAAGACTACTTGATGTACAAGACGCAGAAAGGTTATTCGAACTGACAGATGGCTCCCGCTCCTATTTACGCGAGTGGCTCCCTTGGGTGGACTACTCAAAAACAGTGGAGGATTCGAAGGAATTCATTAAGGCGACCCGTCAAGGTTTTGCCAATAATAAGAGTTTAACGACTGCGATCGTTTATCAAAATGAAATTGTCGGTGTTGCGGGATTCAATGAACTGAATTGGTCTAATAAAGTCGCCTATATCGGCTATTGGCTGGGGGAAGGCTATCAAGGGAAAGGAATCATGACAACCGTTGCAAAAGGGTTGACGAGTTACGCCTTTGATTATTATAAAATGAATAAAGTTGAAATAACCGCTGCTGAATTTAACAAACGGAGCCGCAGCATCCCGGAAAGGCTCGGATTTGTAGAGGAAGGTAAGCTGAGACAGAGGGAATGGCTTTACGATCACTATGTAGATCACGTTATCTATGGAATGTTAGCGGAAGAATGGGGAAGAGAGTGA
- a CDS encoding alpha/beta fold hydrolase: MKATIMTIRGKGLHVETYGSIENPVLLYLHGGPGESCYDFSFHQGERLGKDLFVVAIDQRGVCRSEAIEEGEPFGFQDLVEDCESLRRELGIDRWSVLGHSFGGFLALAYGSQYPDSIDSLIFECPTFDFTLTSKGLLKKTAGLFGKYNQPELQDKAMSLVDKELSPKEFTEIYMSLSDELKEHRMEIYTHNFDNPTDYYSTYTDEEWDTFYDRSDYHYQLLREEGIIFSNLLEKIKAIKLPMLLLTGEYDPVTCDEHIQTFQLDAVNGERVHFKQSGHTPHYEEANHFSEVVMRFINTNNLIKQR; the protein is encoded by the coding sequence ATGAAAGCAACCATCATGACAATCCGGGGAAAGGGTCTTCATGTTGAAACGTACGGATCTATTGAGAACCCGGTTTTGTTGTATTTACATGGTGGACCGGGGGAGAGCTGTTATGATTTCTCGTTCCATCAGGGTGAAAGACTCGGTAAGGATTTATTTGTTGTCGCAATCGACCAGCGGGGTGTCTGCCGGTCGGAAGCCATTGAGGAAGGTGAACCCTTTGGCTTTCAAGATCTTGTTGAAGACTGTGAGTCACTGAGGAGGGAGCTGGGAATAGATCGCTGGTCTGTACTCGGCCATTCATTTGGCGGGTTCCTTGCTCTTGCTTATGGATCACAGTACCCAGACTCCATCGACAGCCTTATCTTTGAATGTCCGACCTTCGACTTTACCTTGACTTCCAAGGGGCTGCTCAAGAAAACGGCGGGCTTATTCGGAAAGTACAATCAACCTGAGCTTCAAGATAAAGCGATGAGTCTGGTGGATAAAGAGCTTTCTCCGAAAGAATTCACAGAAATCTATATGAGTCTCAGTGATGAACTCAAAGAACACAGAATGGAAATCTACACCCATAATTTTGATAACCCAACAGATTACTATTCTACCTATACAGATGAAGAGTGGGATACCTTCTACGACCGTTCGGATTATCACTACCAACTTCTTCGTGAAGAAGGAATCATCTTTTCTAACTTATTAGAGAAGATTAAAGCCATCAAACTTCCCATGCTCCTTCTAACAGGGGAGTATGACCCGGTCACATGTGATGAACATATACAAACGTTTCAACTGGATGCCGTTAACGGTGAAAGGGTCCATTTTAAACAAAGCGGTCATACACCGCATTACGAAGAAGCGAATCACTTCTCAGAAGTGGTGATGAGATTCATAAATACTAATAATCTTATAAAACAAAGATAA